In the Telopea speciosissima isolate NSW1024214 ecotype Mountain lineage chromosome 2, Tspe_v1, whole genome shotgun sequence genome, one interval contains:
- the LOC122650602 gene encoding putative 1-phosphatidylinositol-3-phosphate 5-kinase FAB1C: protein MGDLIDKARSWIPWGGIDLSSMSGEVWMPDNSCRMCCNCEIRLTEFSLHYHCQSCGRVLCGKCVQAVGASVVSDGWENTTKAERLIKCCNFCFEVNIGHEAGGQYNDKIDHSSIQWSPEQAVSCLSSDILNDENNSKTFQSDHLTHFLEAESHGSSPHAVAGYSMGSSISYLSPMSIRCSSSRSDEEDGEETGRHFFSPSSEYFQDASDIDSVSARYEFYSVTSGGSSPMGSPYRMTRTPRASYFKQQAQMGSPANQNDASLNQETMASLRRPETECKVLETTDYCSDDEEVQQPLDIENNDLIWSPPPADDEEDESENNYFAYYVEDDDVGATDDMFSSSSLNSDMFPVGQKLNDGRKEPLRAVIHGHFRALVSQLLQGEGIFIGNDNGGEDWLDIVTSVAWQAANFVKPDTSRGGSMDPGDYVKVKCILSGTPSESTLIKGVVCTKNIKHKRMTSQYRNPTLLLLAGALEYQRVSNQLASFDTLLQQEIDHLKMVVSKIETHHPNVLLVEKSVSSYAQEYLLEKEISLVLNVKRPLLERIARCTGALIVPSIDNLPKARLGHCENFRLERVSEECTSSSQPNKKSSKTLMFFEGCPRRLGCTVLLRGTCREELKKVKHVVQYAVFAAYHLSLETSFLADEGASLPKMALKSPITIPERMTRSNHSISVISGSTLSTVCQDLTDESHRVGACDPLGTSSYHPTSDVFTQNETLTGLLTHTEIEPICQHIHTGHMSVSSPGAIDPGVGMILQDSHIEHSAPLVAKQQRTQMQYDALRGSSVLPSNIGSHFQHELLEASIQEDVMIRNHKQLGGVPELMNTEGVGLNEVMGEYFSVADNHQSILVSFSSPCVQKGTVCERSQLFRIKFYGNFDKPLGRFLHDDLFDQATFCRACEPPKAHVLCYTHQLGSLTIYVKSVPSVKLSGERDGKIWMWHRCLKCAHKDGVPPATRRVVMSDAAWGLSFGKFLELSFSNHTTANRVASCGHSLQRDCLRFYGSGSMVAFFRYAPIDILSVHLPPSVLEFNGHVQQRWVQKESEELSKKKDSLYTEIFDVLQSIEKKSTSVGHEPTDMTEFHNRVMELKDLMKKEKNEYDNLLQSSSIEDRHPGQTSVDILELNHLRRCLLINSFVWDSKLCSLDCLLRRKSSISKSPSTHELRQWRNELGSGHEENKSGLMEEPNLQPLEIGSNQLTKMDSSTIMSVKGDHLEDLEMTSGHHHRLQDIQVDGEVPVENTSLENLPSTSTLSVKIDSAWTGTRPRPVDALFLQASQPDGNHHGSVGLISQRNHPSVRRLMSPVRVYSFDSALRIQDSIRKGQSSSHLSSLRSFQASGDYRSVVRNPAAKMRRTYSHVSTREIKKLNIINPAPSFISSAAFMASEGVRLLLPQTGQNNIVIAVYDEEPTSVISYALISKDYEEWMAKLNEHEGGWSANESNKEDAYYNLSGYNHASASTFSIWQSLGPVDSDDILQRSYGSDDVSSTIGSLFSDHKRSPHVKISFEDKSSSTGKTKFSVTCYFAKQFDTLRKKCCPNEVDFIRSISRCRSWSAQGGKSNVYFAKSLDERFIIKQVTKTELDSFGEFALEYFKYLTDSLTSGSPTCLAKVLGIYKVTVKNSKGGKETKMDLMVMENLFFRRSISKVYDLKGSSRSRCNPDTTGENNVLWDMNLLEALRTKPIFLGSRAKKVLERAVWNDTAFLASIDVMDYSLLVGVDEERKELVLGIIDYIRQYTWDKHLETWVKASGILGGPKNESPTVISPNLYKKRFRKAMSSYFLTVPDQ, encoded by the exons ATGGGAGATCTGATAGACAAAGCTAGATCTTGGATCCCTTGGGGAGGAATTGACTTATCCAGTATGTCCGGGGAAGTCTGGATGCCTGACAACAGTTGCAGGATGTGTTGTAATTGTGAAATACGCTTAACAGAGTTCAGCCTTCACTATCATTGTCAAAGCTGTGGTCGTGTGTTGTGCGGGAAATGTGTGCAGGCAGTTGGTGCTTCTGTTGTATCAGATGGTTGGGAAAATACCACCAAGGCTGAGAGACTAATCAAATGTTGCAACTTCTGCTTTGAGGTTAACATTGGGCATGAAGCTGGGGGACAGTACAATGATAAAATTGATCATTCATCTATTCAGTGGAGTCCTGAACAGGCAGTTTCTTGTTTAAGTAGTGATATTTTAAATGATGAAAATAATAGCAAAACGTTTCAGAGTGATCATCTCACACACTTTCTTGAAGCAGAAAGTCATGGTTCTTCTCCCCATGCAGTTGCTGGCTACAGTATGGGTTCATCCATTAGTTACCTATCTCCAATGTCTATTCGTTGCTCTTCTAGCAG GAGTGATGAGGAAGATGGAGAGGAGACTGGGAGGCATTTTTTTAGTCCATCAAGTGAATACTTCCAAGATGCTTCTGATATAGATAGTGTTAGTGCTAGATATGAGTTTTACAGTGTCACATCAGGAGGTTCAAGTCCTATGGGAAGCCCTTATAGAATGACTCGCACTCCTAGGGCAAGCTATTTTAAACAGCAGGCGCAGATGGGAAGCCCAGCGAACCAGAATGATGCTTCCCTTAATCAAGAGACTATGGCCAGTTTAAGAAGGCCAGAGACAGAATGCAAGGTTCTAGAAACCACCGATTATTGCTCCGATGATGAAGAGGTACAGCAGCCATTAGATATTGAAAACAATGATCTGATTTGGTCTCCTCCACCGgctgatgatgaagaggatgagtcAGAGAACAATTACTTTGCATATTATGTTGAGGATGATGATGTTGGAGCAACAGATGATATGTTCTCATCTAGTAGTCTTAACAGCGATATGTTCCCAGTTGGACAGAAGCTGAATGATGGAAGGAAGGAACCTCTTAGAGCTGTGATACATGggcattttagagctcttgtatCACAATTGTTACAAGGTGAAGGCATCTTTATAGGAAATGACAATGGTGGGGAAGATTGGCTGGACATAGTTACATCAGTTGCATGGCAAGCTGCTAATTTTGTGAAACCAGATACAAGCAGGGGAGGCAGTATGGATCCCGGTGATTATGTAAAGGTTAAGTGTATACTGTCAGGAACTCCAAGTGAAAG CACCCTTATTAAGGGAGTGGTTTgtacaaaaaatataaaacacaAACGCATGACATCACAATACAGAAACCCTACGTTGCTTCTCTTGGCTGGAGCATTAGAGTACCAAAGAGTTTCAAATCAATTGGCATCTTTTGATACCTTACTCCAACAG GAAATCGATCATCTCAAGATGGTTGTTTCAAAGATAGAGACCCATCACCCTAATGTTCTACTGGTAGAGAAAAGCGTATCTTCATATGCTCAGGAATATCTTCTGGAGAAGGAAATTTCCTTAGTATTGAATGTAAAGAGACCATTATTGGAGCGCATAGCTAGGTGTACTGGTGCTCTTATTGTTCCATCAATTGATAATCTTCCCAAAGCACGATTAGGACACTGTGAAAATTTTCGATTGGAGAGAGTTTCTGAAGAATGTACTTCTTCAAGTCAGCCTAATAAGAAATCGTCTAAGACCTTGATGTTTTTTGAAGGTTGTCCAAGGCGCTTGGGTTGCACG GTCCTTCTGAGGGGCACATGTCGGGAAGAACTAAAGAAGGTTAAACATGTAGTTCAATATGCAGTATTTGCAGCCTATCATTTGTCTCTGGAGACTTCCTTCCTTGCTGATGAGGGTGCAAGTCTGCCTAAGATGGCACTGAAATCTCCAATTACAATACCAGAGAGGATGACCAGATCCAATCATTCCATTTCAGTAATCTCTGGTTCAACTCTGTCTACTGTTTGCCAGGATCTAACTGATGAATCCCACCGTGTCGGTGCATGTGACCCACTGGGGACATCATCTTATCATCCAACTTCAGATGTCTTTACTCAAAATGAGACACTCACAGGTCTTTTGACACACACAGAAATTGAACCCATATGTCAGCATATTCATACGGGTCATATGTCTGTGTCCTCTCCTGGTGCTATTGACCCTGGGGTTGGTATGATCCTCCAGGATTCACACATTGAGCATTCAGCCCCACTTGTTGCTAAGCAACAACGTACCCAGATGCAATATGATGCCTTAAGGGGCTCTTCTGTGCTTCCTTCTAATATTGGAAGTCATTTTCAACATGAATTACTGGAAGCCTCCATTCAAGAGGACGTGATGATAAGAAATCATAAGCAGCTGGGAGGAGTTCCTGAGCTCATGAACACTGAAGGGGTTGGTTTGAATGAGGTCATGGGAGAATATTTCTCAGTTGCTGACAATCATCAGAGCATATTGGTTTCCTTTTCTAGCCCTTGTGTGCAGAAAGGAACGGTTTGTGAACGATCACAGCTCTTTCGTATCAAGTTCTATGGCAATTTTGATAAACCCCTTGGAAGGTTTCTTCATGATGACTTGTTTGATCAG GCAACCTTCTGCCGGGCTTGTGAACCTCCAAAAGCTCATGTTCTATGCTATACCCACCAGCTAGGCAGTCTTACAATATATGTTAAGAGTGTTCCCTCTGTGAAGTTATCTGGAGAGCGCGACGGAAAGATCTGGATGTGGCACCGATGCCTCAAGTGTGCACATAAGGATGGTGTTCCACCTGCAACTCGTAGAGTGGTTATGTCAGATGCTGCATGGGGGCtttcttttggaaaatttttgGAGCTTAGCTTTTCAAATCACACGACTGCTAATCGTGTTGCAAGCTGTGGTCATTCTCTTCAGAGGGACTGCCTTCGTTTCTATGG ATCTGGGAGCATGGTTGCATTCTTCCGTTATGCCCCTATTGACATCCTCTCTGTTCATTTACCTCCCTCAGTTTTGGAATTCAATGGGCATGTTCAACAAAGATGGGTCCAAAAAGAATCAGAGGAG CTTTCCAAGAAAAAGGACTCGTTGTATACCGAGATATTTGATGTACTCCAAAGCAttgaaaagaaaagtacatcTGTTGGGCATGAACCTACAGATATGACTGAATTTCATAATCGTGTTATGGAGCTGAAAGATCTtatgaaaaaggagaaaaatgaaTACGAT AATTTGTTACAATCATCTAGCATAGAGGATCGCCACCCAGGTCAGACATCAGTTGACATTTTAGAGCTCAACCATTTGAGACGCTGCCTCTTAATTAATTCTTTTGTTTGGGATAGCAAATTATGTTCATTGGACTGTCTTCTTAGAAGAAAGAGTTCAATTTCCAAGTCTCCTTCTACTCATGAGTTAAGACAATGGAGAAATGAACTCGGCTCTGGTCATGAAGAAAATAAGTCAGGGCTAATGGAAGAGCCTAATTTGCAACCCCTGGAGATTGGCTCAAATCAACTGACCAAAATGGACTCATCGACAATCATGTCTGTCAAGGGTGATCATCTTGAAGATCTTGAGATGACCTCTGGCCATCATCATCGGTTGCAGGACATTCAAGTAGATGGAGAGGTTCCAGTTGAGAATACATCCTTGGAGAATCTCCCTTCTACTTCGACTCTTTCTGTTAAAATAGATTCAGCATGGACAGGTACGAGACCACGACCTGTGGATGCTCTGTTTCTTCAAGCATCACAACCAGATGGGAACCACCATGGTTCAGTTGGGCTTATAAGTCAGAGGAATCATCCATCTGTCAGAAGGCTCATGTCTCCTGTGAGAGTATATTCATTCGATTCTGCATTAAGAATCCAGGATAGTATACGGAAAGGACAGTCCTCATCGCATTTATCCTCGCTTAGGTCTTTCCAAGCTTCTGGAGATTACAGGAGTGTGGTTAGAAATCCTGCTGCTAAAATGCGAAGGACCTACTCTCATGTCTCGACAAGAGAGATCAAGAAATTAAATATCATCAATCCCGCCCCTTCTTTCATCTCCTCTGCTGCATTTATGGCTAGTGAAGGAGTTCGATTATTACTTCCACAAACAGGCCAGAATAACATTGTTATTGCTGTTTATGACGAGGAACCCACCAGTGTCATTTCCTATGCTCTTATTTCCAAGGACTATGAGGAATGGATGGCTAAATTGAATGAGCATGAAGGAGGATGGAGTGCAAATGAGAGCAACAAAGAGGATGCCTACTACAATTTATCAGGTTATAATCATGCGTCAGCTTCTACATTTTCAATTTGGCAGTCCCTTGGCCCTGTAGACTCAGATGACATCCTCCAACGAAGTTATGGATCTGATGATGTATCATCGACAATAGGGAGCCTTTTCTCAGATCACAAGAGATCTCCTCATGTCAAGATCTCTTTTGAGGACAAGTCATCTTCCACAGGCAAAACAAAATTCTCAGTTACCTGTTATTTTGCTAAGCAATTTGATACTCTTAGGAAGAAATGCTGTCCTAATGAAGTAGATTTCATACGTTCAATAAGCCGTTGCAGAAGTTGGAGTGCTCAGGGTGGGAAGAGCAATGTGTATTTTGCAAAGTCATTGGATGAGAGGTTTATTATAAAACAAGTCACTAAGACAGAGTTGGATTCTTTTGGGGAGTTTGCACTggaatatttcaaatatttgacAGATTCTCTTACTTCAGGAAGCCCAACTTgcctggctaaagtccttggtATTTATAAG gtCACTGTGAAGAATTCAAAAGGCGGGAAGGAGACAAAAATGGATTTAATGGTGATGGAGAATCTCTTCTTCAGGAGAAGTATCTCAAAGGTCTATGATCTAAAGGGCTCCTCTCGATCTCGCTGCAATCCAGATACAACAGGGGAGAACAATGTGCTATGGGATATGAATCTATTGGAAGCACTGCGCACAAAACCCATATTTCTTGGGAGTAGGGCCAAGAAAGTCCTAGAGAGAGCAGTTTGGAACGATACAGCCTTTCTAGCG TCAATTGATGTTATGGATTATTCGTTGCTGGTTGGGGTGGATGAGGAGAGGAAGGAACTGGTTTTAGGGATCATTGATTACATAAGGCAATATACATGGGACAAGCATTTGGAGACATGGGTGAAGGCATCAGGTATCCTTGGTGGACCCAAAAATGAATCTCCAACAGTTATCTCTCCCAACCTGTACAAGAAAAGGTTCAGAAAAGCAATGTCGAGTTACTTTCTTACAGTGCCTGACCAATGA